A genomic region of Drosophila kikkawai strain 14028-0561.14 chromosome X, DkikHiC1v2, whole genome shotgun sequence contains the following coding sequences:
- the Nup153 gene encoding nuclear pore complex protein Nup153 isoform X4 — protein sequence MSDPEDGQKVQRGPGTKARPAPLQAATPNQLHPLTPLKEVHEQEEEEEETAGASNNNTIMGKMKKRLSILPAALSGWFSPSSKPDAAASSPQQELHRQPNGCTKRKRGRRRIVLAEADAEADDVDDGSDARGLNYEEVALADNITEHDLAAEDEQTRRSEYNVFLLRRQRDALAATGGEEDDVEEDDVEEDVEEEECDEEDEDDVHGQVAKRQRLKMETTVSLPQMRRMPLSSSTPAASLVPASVSVGGARSNNNQLAPHRRTHLNLYQNQRNREPAFNFFTGNEAAAEGTTGDLPQSNRRSLNIPFGIVAGGGGGGSTISSATSRNNSSLSLSSLPNHKRPPLMMGKRPELRDRNLINSSGDRQHDLIINNNNNVEKPSRQIDLGSGGTTAPSGGGDSNSESDHVELNFHDNGDAHHNHNNSHLEFYGNLQSTKSLFNRTNAQPTLHNSTWSLNSLSNRRTFNASIYGSTSALSDSRLLSHRGSAASSASSSSSPFYQGPTAFGGNSANNRFFNRSSSAAPSSNSNSLLGNNSRFSMPGIGSGSIGMKPTEMRFNNPAETSGSSSAISKTTHRILHLLDRYSTPLIDVKRMGSVLKEHQSSRKMRNSAPAGSPYSLPRNSTSITGSLQSPVADLAELRSNKLLLPTMQQLLERRCLNRVTTNTRNLMQMPKQSVPVAEGTDTVVKAATKTVPSSVSAATPVVDQPSSHSHRSYKMRSKLSHQAQGRSKEVREEEAPPPPLDLPQISFPDMASTPKFDLVIGKTPGSHKADVPTTTVSKDNNSNTNNTLKKTNFLVNPQPINDVSLAANGASVTAAKRSFTFETPTPLSFNSQNTSAAQLNVIKRGFVFSAPIPLDAESKQVKAAMNGLPPQGFGEQFKKSGKEWDCDVCMVRNKAEAGKCVACETSKPGGVKASPAATTTLFEQFKKSSKEWDCEVCMVRNKVEVGKCVACETPKPKATALAAPSPLPPIVPIGGGFGDRFKKSSTAWECEACMVTNNEADSKCIACMTPRKAAMPTTKINNFPMTSVSGVGFGDAFKLKTGQWECQTCMVMNESTALECVACQTANPRLGSSEPSSSSSSSSSSSASSSTASAPASPRAANSVTSSTSFKFGFTPGTVAAVAPKQDAGFQQLVAAQKTASWNCDACLAQNEMSRNKCLCCEQLKPGSSPTSTTSTKSSGLTVPGGGSSVPKFTFGFAPVQPSKTGFTKEETKATTATSSTEETDAAAAPAPASALTQPFAFGAPPTLSSASSSTATTTTATISSTPALGGFSFGAPSSSSSTVSSSSANSMPVAKPMFSLSGAGGTASAVSSTSSSQQPASKTEAFGFGVSNAITTTTTSSTGFSLKPSATPATALQFAVIPASAADPAPAPAAAAAVAPSFSFGNPPKTVSTPAAAGTFFFGQPLASTSAPPAVNAGVSSIFGSTAAVSTSISTAAASSVSPNSTAVVAPSNPQPFSFGTATKKPEETTTAKPFVFGSGGLGATTTTTTTMPSFGWPSNGATGMNSSTSSGGSSAVTSTAAVSSSQGIMMTQPIFASSSAMFGAPSSITSSSSSSSLFGSTATTAAATPAAVSLGGNGGLATVFGNVGNSMVAPVATPAATLATAASGPLANIFGNPTAIAAPASSSSSSTSAFGSGSGGFGQGAAAATTPALGQGGGSTKPAFNFGGAVAATATQSSGAPFNFGSSTAAAAKPTFNFTGSVTTASTPQAGAFTFTANPTAGPLAAGDAQGIFRFGAPSAAAEIGGAGLAGPGEAAASTSSFAIGGVPPMFNLSYATPQTEMQSTSNANAPFQFGGAPAPANIFAFNQPAGQSAQNSQMVRRKVRTPMRRLPPR from the exons ATGTCAGACCCTGAGGATGGTCAAAAAGTGCAGCGCGGTCCTGGGACCAAAGCTAGACCGGCACCCTTGCAAGCGGCGACGCCAAACCAGTTGCATCCCTTGACGCCGTTGAAGGAGGTGCACGAacaggaggaagaggaggaggagaccgCGGgagccagcaacaacaac ACCATCATGGGCAAGATGAAGAAGCGTTTGAGCATTCTGCCCGCCGCGCTAAGCGGTTGGTTCTCACCCTCATCGAAACCGGATGCTGCAGCCTCCTCCCCGCAACAGGAGCTGCACCGCCAACCCAACGGATGCACCAAACGAAAACGCGGTCGCCGTCGCATCGTCCTGGCCGAGGCAGATGCTGAGGCCGACGACGTGGACGATGGCAGCGATGCCAGGGGCCTCAACTACGAAGAGGTGGCTCTGGCCGATAATATAACCGAACATGACCTGGCCGCCGAGGATGAGCAGACGCGGCGAAGCGAGTACAATGTGTTTCTGCTACGCAGACAGCGGGATGCTCTCGCTGCGACTGGCGGCGAGGAGGATGATGTGGAGGAGGACGATGTCGAGGAAgatgtggaggaggaggaatgcgacgaggaggacgaagaCGATGTACATGGACAGGTGGCGAAGCGTCAACGTCTGAAG ATGGAGACCACTGTCAGCTTACCTCAAATGCGTCGCATGCCCTTGAGTTCATCCACGCCCGCTGCTTCTCTGGTGCCCGCATCCGTGTCTGTGGGTGGCGCTCGGAGCAATAACAACCAGTTAGCTCCACACCGTCGCACCCACCTAAATTTATATCAAAATCAGCGAAACCGCGAACCAGCATTTAACTTCTTCACCGGCAACGAAGCTGCCGCCGAGGGGACTACCGGCGATTTGCCTCAAAG TAACCGGCGTTCACTGAACATACCTTTTGGGATCGtcgccggcggcggcggcggcggcagtacCATCAGCAGCGCCACTAGccgcaacaacagcagctTATCCCTCTCCAGCCTGCCCAATCACAAGCGACCTCCGCTGATGATGGGCAAACGTCCTGAGCTTCGTGACCGGAACCTTATCAATTCTAGTGGCGATCGTCAGCACGATCTCattataaacaacaacaataatgtGGAGAAGCCAAGCAGACAAATTGATTTGGGTTCTGGTGGCACAACCGCCCCTAGCGGCGGAGGAGACTCAAACTCCGAGAGCGATCACGTTGAACTTAACTTCCACGACAACGGGGATGCTCaccacaaccacaacaacagccactTGGAGTTTTACGGTAACCTGCAGAGTACTAAATCTCTATTCAATAGAACCAACGCCCAGCCCACTCTGCACAATTCCACGTGGTCCCTGAATTCACTGAGCAATCGGCGGACATTCAACGCATCGATATACGGCAGCACCTCGGCCCTGAGCGACAGTCGCCTGCTAAGTCACAGGGGCTCAGCAGCATCCTCCGCCAGTTCATCAAGCTCACCCTTTTACCAAGGACCCACTGCCTTTGGCGGCAACTCGGCAAATAATCGCTTCTTTAATCGCAGTTCATCGGCCGCCCCctcctccaactccaactccctGCTGGGTAACAATTCTCGCTTCAGTATGCCGGGCATCGGATCTGGTAGTATTGGCATGAAGCCAACAGAAATGCGCTTTAATAATCCTGCAGAGACAAGTGGTAGTAGCTCCGCCATATCGAAAACCACGCATCGCATCCTTCACCTGCTGGACAGGTACTCCACGCCGCTGATTGATGTCAAGCGCATGGGCAGTGTCCTCAAGGAGCACCAGAGCAGTCGCAAGATGCGCAATAGTGCGCCAGCAGGCAGTCCCTATTCTCTGCCTCGCAATTCGACGAGTATAACTGGATCCTTGCAGAGTCCTGTTGCCGATTTGGCGGAGCTGCGCTCGAACAAATTACTATTGCCCACaatgcagcagctgctggaacGCCGGTGTCTGAACCGGGTGACTACCAACACGCGCAATTTGATGCAGATGCCCAAACAGAGTGTCCCAGTAGCGGAGGGCACTGACACAGTGGTAAAGGCTGCAACAAAAACGGTGCCATCATCGGTGTCCGCGGCGACGCCGGTTGTGGATCAACCGTCCAGCCATAGTCATCGTTCGTACAAGATGCGTTCAAAGCTCTCACACCAGGCGCAGGGGCGAAGCAAGGAGGTGCGCGAGGAGGAGGCCCCTCCACCTCCGCTGGATCTTCCCCAGATCAGTTTCCCGGACATGGCCAGTACGCCCAAGTTCGATCTGGTTATTGGGAAGACCCCCGGATCCCACAAGGCCGACGTCCCAACGACAACGGTAAGCAAGGACAACAACAGTAATACCAACAACACCTTAAAAAAGACCAACTTTCTGGTCAATCCGCAACCGATAAACGATGTTAGCCTTGCAGCGAATGGAGCAAGTGTCACGGCAGCCAAACGTAGCTTTACCTTCGAAACACCAACGCCACTATCGTTCAACTCGCAGAATACCTCTGCGGCCCAGCTTAATGTTATTAAACGTGGCTTTGTCTTCTCAGCGCCGATTCCTCTTGATGCCGAATCAAAGCAAGTAAAGGCGGCGATGAATGGCCTACCACCGCAGGGCTTCGGTGAACAATTCAAGAAATCGGGCAAAGAATGGGACTGTGATGTGTGTATGGTGCGTAATAAGGCCGAGGCTGGCAAGTGTGTGGCCTGCGAGACGTCTAAACCGGGTGGGGTCAAGGCTTCTCCAGCGGCAACAACTACTCTCTTTGAACAATTCAAGAAATCGAGCAAGGAATGGGACTGCGAGGTGTGTATGGTGCGTAACAAGGTCGAGGTTGGGAAGTGCGTGGCCTGCGAGACGCCCAAACCAAAAGCAACTGCTCTGGCAGCTCCATCTCCCTTGCCTCCGATTGTGCCCATTGGTGGAGGCTTTGGAGATCGTTTTAAGAAGTCGTCGACTGCCTGGGAGTGCGAGGCCTGCATGGTCACCAATAATGAGGCGGACAGCAAGTGCATTGCTTGCATGACTCCACGGAAGGCGGCGATGCCAACAACGAAGATTAACAATTTCCCAATGACATCGGTGTCCGGTGTTGGTTTTGGGGATGCCTTTAAGCTCAAGACCGGTCAGTGGGAGTGCCAGACTTGCATGGTGATGAATGAATCAACTGCCTTGGAGTGCGTGGCCTGCCAGACTGCAAATCCCCGTCTTGGCAGCTCTGAGCCATCCTCGAGCTCATCCTCATCTTCGTCTTCCTCGGCGTCCTCTTCAACGGCGTCGGCACCAGCCTCACCGCGCGCCGCCAACAGTGTCACCTCCAGCACCAGTTTTAAGTTTGGCTTCACCCCTggaactgttgctgctgttgcgccCAAGCAGGATGCTGGTTTCCAGCAGCTGGTGGCTGCCCAAAAGACCGCCAGTTGGAATTGCGATGCATGCTTGGCCCAGAACGAAATGTCGCGCAACAAGTGCCTCTGTTGTGAGCAGCTTAAGCCCGGCAGCAGTCCCACCAGTACTACCAGTACCAAGAGCAGCGGCCTGACGGTTCCTGGAGGCGGCAGTTCGGTACCAAAGTTTACTTTTGGATTTGCCCCTGTCCAGCCATCAAAAACTGGCTTCACCAAGGAGGAAACAAAGGCAACGACGGCCACTTCAAGCACAGAGGAAAcggatgcagcagcagctccagctccggcaTCAGCTCTAACCCAGCCGTTTGCATTTGGAGCGCCACCTACTTTAAGCTCTGCCAGCTCAAGCACCGCCACgaccaccaccgccaccatTAGCAGCACTCCGGCTTTAGGTGGCTTTAGCTTTGGTGCTCcatcttcctcctcctcgacGGTGTCCAGCTCTAGCGCCAACTCAATGCCTGTTGCCAAGCCCATGTTCAGCTTATCGGGAGCGGGAGGAACTGCTAGCGCCGTGAGCAGCACCAGTAGTAGCCAGCAGCCGGCATCCAAGACAGAGGCTTTTGGCTTTGGTGTCAGCAATGCCATAACGACGACCACCACCTCATCGACAGGCTTTTCCCTAAAGCCATCAGCAACCCCAGCGACAGCCCTACAGTTTGCTGTCATTCCAGCATCTGCTGCGGatccagctccagcaccagctgcagctgcagctgtaGCTCCTAGCTTTAGCTTTGGCAATCCACCGAAAACAGTGTCAACTCCAGCCGCCGCCGGTACCTTCTTCTTTGGCCAGCCACTGGCGAGCACTTCAGCGCCACCCGCAGTCAATGCCGGCGTCAGCTCAATTTTCggatcaacagcagcagtcagcaccagcatcagcacaGCAGCCGCCAGCTCAGTCAGCCCCAATAGTACTGCCGTCGTGGCCCCATCTAATCCACAGCCGTTTAGCTTTGGAACAGCTACTAAGAAACCCGAGGAGACGACAACGGCAAAGCCCTTTGTCTTTGGCTCCGGCGGATTGGGagcaacaacgacgacgacgacgacaatgCCTAGCTTTGGCTGGCCCAGTAATGGAGCCACGGGGATgaacagcagcaccagcagcggcggcagcagtgCAGTCACCAGCACAGCGGCGGTGTCATCCTCACAGGGTATTATGATGACCCAGCCTATATTTGCCAGCAGCAGTGCTATGTTTGGAGCTCCCAGCAGCattaccagcagcagcagcagcagctcactATTCGGTTCGACGGCCACAACAGCGGCAGCCACTCCGGCGGCTGTTAGCTTGGGTGGAAACGGAGGTCTTGCCACCGTCTTTGGAAATGTGGGTAACTCCATGGTGGCGCCCGTAGCCACACCAGCTGCAACGCTTGCGACTGCTGCCTCGGGGCCGCTGGCCAATATCTTTGGCAATCCCACGGCCATTGCCGCGCCagcttcatcatcatcatcgtcaacATCGGCGTTTGGAAGCGGCAGTGGAGGATTTGGACAAGGCGCTGCTGCAGCCACGACCCCGGCATTGGGCCAGGGAGGAGGATCAACGAAGCCTGCATTTAACTTTGGAGGAGCAGTAGCTGCCACGGCAACT CAGTCCTCCGGTGCTCCATTCAACTTTGGCTCCAGCACTGCGGCAGCCGCCAAGCCAACATTCAATTTTACGGGTTCGGTAACGACGGCCTCTACACCGCAGGCGGGCGCATTTACCTTCACGGCAAATCCAACGGCCGGTCCTCTAGCAGCCGGCGAT GCCCAGGGTATCTTTCGGTTTGGTGCTCCATCAGCGGCGGCGGAAATAGGAGGAGCGGGATTAGCGGGACCGGGAGAAGCCGCtgcctccacctcctcctttGCAATTGGCGGTGTGCCGCCGATGTTCAATTTAAGCTACGCAACGCCGCAAACAGAGATGCAG TCCACATCGAATGCCAATGCACCGTTCCAATTTGGTGGTGCCCCAGCGCCAGCCAATATATTTGC CTTCAATCAGCCAGCCGGCCAGTCTGCCCAAAATTCGCAGATGGTTCGTCGCAAGGTGCGTACTCCTATGCGCCGCCTGCCGCCCCGGTAG
- the Nup153 gene encoding nuclear pore complex protein Nup153 isoform X5: MSDPEDGQKVQRGPGTKARPAPLQAATPNQLHPLTPLKEVHEQEEEEEETAGASNNNTIMGKMKKRLSILPAALSGWFSPSSKPDAAASSPQQELHRQPNGCTKRKRGRRRIVLAEADAEADDVDDGSDARGLNYEEVALADNITEHDLAAEDEQTRRSEYNVFLLRRQRDALAATGGEEDDVEEDDVEEDVEEEECDEEDEDDVHGQVAKRQRLKMETTVSLPQMRRMPLSSSTPAASLVPASVSVGGARSNNNQLAPHRRTHLNLYQNQRNREPAFNFFTGNEAAAEGTTGDLPQSNRRSLNIPFGIVAGGGGGGSTISSATSRNNSSLSLSSLPNHKRPPLMMGKRPELRDRNLINSSGDRQHDLIINNNNNVEKPSRQIDLGSGGTTAPSGGGDSNSESDHVELNFHDNGDAHHNHNNSHLEFYGNLQSTKSLFNRTNAQPTLHNSTWSLNSLSNRRTFNASIYGSTSALSDSRLLSHRGSAASSASSSSSPFYQGPTAFGGNSANNRFFNRSSSAAPSSNSNSLLGNNSRFSMPGIGSGSIGMKPTEMRFNNPAETSGSSSAISKTTHRILHLLDRYSTPLIDVKRMGSVLKEHQSSRKMRNSAPAGSPYSLPRNSTSITGSLQSPVADLAELRSNKLLLPTMQQLLERRCLNRVTTNTRNLMQMPKQSVPVAEGTDTVVKAATKTVPSSVSAATPVVDQPSSHSHRSYKMRSKLSHQAQGRSKEVREEEAPPPPLDLPQISFPDMASTPKFDLVIGKTPGSHKADVPTTTVSKDNNSNTNNTLKKTNFLVNPQPINDVSLAANGASVTAAKRSFTFETPTPLSFNSQNTSAAQLNVIKRGFVFSAPIPLDAESKQVKAAMNGLPPQGFGEQFKKSGKEWDCDVCMVRNKAEAGKCVACETSKPGGVKASPAATTTLFEQFKKSSKEWDCEVCMVRNKVEVGKCVACETPKPKATALAAPSPLPPIVPIGGGFGDRFKKSSTAWECEACMVTNNEADSKCIACMTPRKAAMPTTKINNFPMTSVSGVGFGDAFKLKTGQWECQTCMVMNESTALECVACQTANPRLGSSEPSSSSSSSSSSSASSSTASAPASPRAANSVTSSTSFKFGFTPGTVAAVAPKQDAGFQQLVAAQKTASWNCDACLAQNEMSRNKCLCCEQLKPGSSPTSTTSTKSSGLTVPGGGSSVPKFTFGFAPVQPSKTGFTKEETKATTATSSTEETDAAAAPAPASALTQPFAFGAPPTLSSASSSTATTTTATISSTPALGGFSFGAPSSSSSTVSSSSANSMPVAKPMFSLSGAGGTASAVSSTSSSQQPASKTEAFGFGVSNAITTTTTSSTGFSLKPSATPATALQFAVIPASAADPAPAPAAAAAVAPSFSFGNPPKTVSTPAAAGTFFFGQPLASTSAPPAVNAGVSSIFGSTAAVSTSISTAAASSVSPNSTAVVAPSNPQPFSFGTATKKPEETTTAKPFVFGSGGLGATTTTTTTMPSFGWPSNGATGMNSSTSSGGSSAVTSTAAVSSSQGIMMTQPIFASSSAMFGAPSSITSSSSSSSLFGSTATTAAATPAAVSLGGNGGLATVFGNVGNSMVAPVATPAATLATAASGPLANIFGNPTAIAAPASSSSSSTSAFGSGSGGFGQGAAAATTPALGQGGGSTKPAFNFGGAVAATATQSSGAPFNFGSSTAAAAKPTFNFTGSVTTASTPQAGAFTFTANPTAGPLAAGDSTSNANAPFQFGGAPAPANIFAFNQPAGQSAQNSQMVRRKVRTPMRRLPPR, translated from the exons ATGTCAGACCCTGAGGATGGTCAAAAAGTGCAGCGCGGTCCTGGGACCAAAGCTAGACCGGCACCCTTGCAAGCGGCGACGCCAAACCAGTTGCATCCCTTGACGCCGTTGAAGGAGGTGCACGAacaggaggaagaggaggaggagaccgCGGgagccagcaacaacaac ACCATCATGGGCAAGATGAAGAAGCGTTTGAGCATTCTGCCCGCCGCGCTAAGCGGTTGGTTCTCACCCTCATCGAAACCGGATGCTGCAGCCTCCTCCCCGCAACAGGAGCTGCACCGCCAACCCAACGGATGCACCAAACGAAAACGCGGTCGCCGTCGCATCGTCCTGGCCGAGGCAGATGCTGAGGCCGACGACGTGGACGATGGCAGCGATGCCAGGGGCCTCAACTACGAAGAGGTGGCTCTGGCCGATAATATAACCGAACATGACCTGGCCGCCGAGGATGAGCAGACGCGGCGAAGCGAGTACAATGTGTTTCTGCTACGCAGACAGCGGGATGCTCTCGCTGCGACTGGCGGCGAGGAGGATGATGTGGAGGAGGACGATGTCGAGGAAgatgtggaggaggaggaatgcgacgaggaggacgaagaCGATGTACATGGACAGGTGGCGAAGCGTCAACGTCTGAAG ATGGAGACCACTGTCAGCTTACCTCAAATGCGTCGCATGCCCTTGAGTTCATCCACGCCCGCTGCTTCTCTGGTGCCCGCATCCGTGTCTGTGGGTGGCGCTCGGAGCAATAACAACCAGTTAGCTCCACACCGTCGCACCCACCTAAATTTATATCAAAATCAGCGAAACCGCGAACCAGCATTTAACTTCTTCACCGGCAACGAAGCTGCCGCCGAGGGGACTACCGGCGATTTGCCTCAAAG TAACCGGCGTTCACTGAACATACCTTTTGGGATCGtcgccggcggcggcggcggcggcagtacCATCAGCAGCGCCACTAGccgcaacaacagcagctTATCCCTCTCCAGCCTGCCCAATCACAAGCGACCTCCGCTGATGATGGGCAAACGTCCTGAGCTTCGTGACCGGAACCTTATCAATTCTAGTGGCGATCGTCAGCACGATCTCattataaacaacaacaataatgtGGAGAAGCCAAGCAGACAAATTGATTTGGGTTCTGGTGGCACAACCGCCCCTAGCGGCGGAGGAGACTCAAACTCCGAGAGCGATCACGTTGAACTTAACTTCCACGACAACGGGGATGCTCaccacaaccacaacaacagccactTGGAGTTTTACGGTAACCTGCAGAGTACTAAATCTCTATTCAATAGAACCAACGCCCAGCCCACTCTGCACAATTCCACGTGGTCCCTGAATTCACTGAGCAATCGGCGGACATTCAACGCATCGATATACGGCAGCACCTCGGCCCTGAGCGACAGTCGCCTGCTAAGTCACAGGGGCTCAGCAGCATCCTCCGCCAGTTCATCAAGCTCACCCTTTTACCAAGGACCCACTGCCTTTGGCGGCAACTCGGCAAATAATCGCTTCTTTAATCGCAGTTCATCGGCCGCCCCctcctccaactccaactccctGCTGGGTAACAATTCTCGCTTCAGTATGCCGGGCATCGGATCTGGTAGTATTGGCATGAAGCCAACAGAAATGCGCTTTAATAATCCTGCAGAGACAAGTGGTAGTAGCTCCGCCATATCGAAAACCACGCATCGCATCCTTCACCTGCTGGACAGGTACTCCACGCCGCTGATTGATGTCAAGCGCATGGGCAGTGTCCTCAAGGAGCACCAGAGCAGTCGCAAGATGCGCAATAGTGCGCCAGCAGGCAGTCCCTATTCTCTGCCTCGCAATTCGACGAGTATAACTGGATCCTTGCAGAGTCCTGTTGCCGATTTGGCGGAGCTGCGCTCGAACAAATTACTATTGCCCACaatgcagcagctgctggaacGCCGGTGTCTGAACCGGGTGACTACCAACACGCGCAATTTGATGCAGATGCCCAAACAGAGTGTCCCAGTAGCGGAGGGCACTGACACAGTGGTAAAGGCTGCAACAAAAACGGTGCCATCATCGGTGTCCGCGGCGACGCCGGTTGTGGATCAACCGTCCAGCCATAGTCATCGTTCGTACAAGATGCGTTCAAAGCTCTCACACCAGGCGCAGGGGCGAAGCAAGGAGGTGCGCGAGGAGGAGGCCCCTCCACCTCCGCTGGATCTTCCCCAGATCAGTTTCCCGGACATGGCCAGTACGCCCAAGTTCGATCTGGTTATTGGGAAGACCCCCGGATCCCACAAGGCCGACGTCCCAACGACAACGGTAAGCAAGGACAACAACAGTAATACCAACAACACCTTAAAAAAGACCAACTTTCTGGTCAATCCGCAACCGATAAACGATGTTAGCCTTGCAGCGAATGGAGCAAGTGTCACGGCAGCCAAACGTAGCTTTACCTTCGAAACACCAACGCCACTATCGTTCAACTCGCAGAATACCTCTGCGGCCCAGCTTAATGTTATTAAACGTGGCTTTGTCTTCTCAGCGCCGATTCCTCTTGATGCCGAATCAAAGCAAGTAAAGGCGGCGATGAATGGCCTACCACCGCAGGGCTTCGGTGAACAATTCAAGAAATCGGGCAAAGAATGGGACTGTGATGTGTGTATGGTGCGTAATAAGGCCGAGGCTGGCAAGTGTGTGGCCTGCGAGACGTCTAAACCGGGTGGGGTCAAGGCTTCTCCAGCGGCAACAACTACTCTCTTTGAACAATTCAAGAAATCGAGCAAGGAATGGGACTGCGAGGTGTGTATGGTGCGTAACAAGGTCGAGGTTGGGAAGTGCGTGGCCTGCGAGACGCCCAAACCAAAAGCAACTGCTCTGGCAGCTCCATCTCCCTTGCCTCCGATTGTGCCCATTGGTGGAGGCTTTGGAGATCGTTTTAAGAAGTCGTCGACTGCCTGGGAGTGCGAGGCCTGCATGGTCACCAATAATGAGGCGGACAGCAAGTGCATTGCTTGCATGACTCCACGGAAGGCGGCGATGCCAACAACGAAGATTAACAATTTCCCAATGACATCGGTGTCCGGTGTTGGTTTTGGGGATGCCTTTAAGCTCAAGACCGGTCAGTGGGAGTGCCAGACTTGCATGGTGATGAATGAATCAACTGCCTTGGAGTGCGTGGCCTGCCAGACTGCAAATCCCCGTCTTGGCAGCTCTGAGCCATCCTCGAGCTCATCCTCATCTTCGTCTTCCTCGGCGTCCTCTTCAACGGCGTCGGCACCAGCCTCACCGCGCGCCGCCAACAGTGTCACCTCCAGCACCAGTTTTAAGTTTGGCTTCACCCCTggaactgttgctgctgttgcgccCAAGCAGGATGCTGGTTTCCAGCAGCTGGTGGCTGCCCAAAAGACCGCCAGTTGGAATTGCGATGCATGCTTGGCCCAGAACGAAATGTCGCGCAACAAGTGCCTCTGTTGTGAGCAGCTTAAGCCCGGCAGCAGTCCCACCAGTACTACCAGTACCAAGAGCAGCGGCCTGACGGTTCCTGGAGGCGGCAGTTCGGTACCAAAGTTTACTTTTGGATTTGCCCCTGTCCAGCCATCAAAAACTGGCTTCACCAAGGAGGAAACAAAGGCAACGACGGCCACTTCAAGCACAGAGGAAAcggatgcagcagcagctccagctccggcaTCAGCTCTAACCCAGCCGTTTGCATTTGGAGCGCCACCTACTTTAAGCTCTGCCAGCTCAAGCACCGCCACgaccaccaccgccaccatTAGCAGCACTCCGGCTTTAGGTGGCTTTAGCTTTGGTGCTCcatcttcctcctcctcgacGGTGTCCAGCTCTAGCGCCAACTCAATGCCTGTTGCCAAGCCCATGTTCAGCTTATCGGGAGCGGGAGGAACTGCTAGCGCCGTGAGCAGCACCAGTAGTAGCCAGCAGCCGGCATCCAAGACAGAGGCTTTTGGCTTTGGTGTCAGCAATGCCATAACGACGACCACCACCTCATCGACAGGCTTTTCCCTAAAGCCATCAGCAACCCCAGCGACAGCCCTACAGTTTGCTGTCATTCCAGCATCTGCTGCGGatccagctccagcaccagctgcagctgcagctgtaGCTCCTAGCTTTAGCTTTGGCAATCCACCGAAAACAGTGTCAACTCCAGCCGCCGCCGGTACCTTCTTCTTTGGCCAGCCACTGGCGAGCACTTCAGCGCCACCCGCAGTCAATGCCGGCGTCAGCTCAATTTTCggatcaacagcagcagtcagcaccagcatcagcacaGCAGCCGCCAGCTCAGTCAGCCCCAATAGTACTGCCGTCGTGGCCCCATCTAATCCACAGCCGTTTAGCTTTGGAACAGCTACTAAGAAACCCGAGGAGACGACAACGGCAAAGCCCTTTGTCTTTGGCTCCGGCGGATTGGGagcaacaacgacgacgacgacgacaatgCCTAGCTTTGGCTGGCCCAGTAATGGAGCCACGGGGATgaacagcagcaccagcagcggcggcagcagtgCAGTCACCAGCACAGCGGCGGTGTCATCCTCACAGGGTATTATGATGACCCAGCCTATATTTGCCAGCAGCAGTGCTATGTTTGGAGCTCCCAGCAGCattaccagcagcagcagcagcagctcactATTCGGTTCGACGGCCACAACAGCGGCAGCCACTCCGGCGGCTGTTAGCTTGGGTGGAAACGGAGGTCTTGCCACCGTCTTTGGAAATGTGGGTAACTCCATGGTGGCGCCCGTAGCCACACCAGCTGCAACGCTTGCGACTGCTGCCTCGGGGCCGCTGGCCAATATCTTTGGCAATCCCACGGCCATTGCCGCGCCagcttcatcatcatcatcgtcaacATCGGCGTTTGGAAGCGGCAGTGGAGGATTTGGACAAGGCGCTGCTGCAGCCACGACCCCGGCATTGGGCCAGGGAGGAGGATCAACGAAGCCTGCATTTAACTTTGGAGGAGCAGTAGCTGCCACGGCAACT CAGTCCTCCGGTGCTCCATTCAACTTTGGCTCCAGCACTGCGGCAGCCGCCAAGCCAACATTCAATTTTACGGGTTCGGTAACGACGGCCTCTACACCGCAGGCGGGCGCATTTACCTTCACGGCAAATCCAACGGCCGGTCCTCTAGCAGCCGGCGAT TCCACATCGAATGCCAATGCACCGTTCCAATTTGGTGGTGCCCCAGCGCCAGCCAATATATTTGC CTTCAATCAGCCAGCCGGCCAGTCTGCCCAAAATTCGCAGATGGTTCGTCGCAAGGTGCGTACTCCTATGCGCCGCCTGCCGCCCCGGTAG